A genomic region of Planococcus kocurii contains the following coding sequences:
- a CDS encoding aldo/keto reductase — MEKAIPEVTLNDGTTLPVIGLGTYGLWGNAGANAVSSGINAGYRLIDTAYNYENEGAVGEGIRRSGIPREELWVTSKLPGRYHTYEKALVAIQESLYRLQLDYFDLYLIHWPMPNQDTYVEAWQALIDAQKWGLVRSIGVSNFLPDHLERIIQETGVTPSLNQVELHPFFNQAHQRKVHADHGIQTQSWSPIAKAKDILTNDTIEEIAETHNKTIAQVVLRWQYQIGSVSIPRSTSPERQRENLAIFDFELSEEEMTSISELSRPDGRLFDMDPATHEEF; from the coding sequence ATGGAAAAAGCAATTCCAGAAGTGACGTTAAACGACGGAACAACTTTACCCGTTATAGGACTCGGTACATACGGACTGTGGGGCAACGCGGGAGCGAACGCAGTCAGCAGTGGGATCAACGCCGGTTACCGGTTGATTGATACGGCATATAACTACGAAAACGAAGGAGCGGTCGGGGAAGGCATACGACGCAGCGGCATTCCGCGTGAAGAACTGTGGGTAACGTCCAAATTGCCGGGACGTTATCACACGTATGAAAAAGCTTTAGTAGCCATTCAAGAATCGTTGTATCGTTTGCAATTGGATTATTTCGACCTGTACTTGATCCACTGGCCAATGCCAAATCAAGACACTTACGTAGAAGCGTGGCAGGCATTGATCGATGCGCAAAAATGGGGGCTCGTCCGGTCGATTGGTGTCAGCAATTTCTTGCCAGATCATTTAGAGCGCATTATTCAAGAAACGGGAGTGACGCCGAGCTTGAACCAAGTGGAATTGCATCCGTTCTTTAACCAAGCACATCAGCGAAAAGTGCACGCGGACCACGGAATCCAAACACAGTCGTGGAGCCCAATTGCTAAAGCGAAAGATATTTTGACGAATGATACTATTGAGGAAATTGCCGAAACGCACAACAAAACCATTGCCCAAGTCGTGTTACGCTGGCAATACCAAATCGGTTCAGTCTCAATTCCACGTTCTACTTCACCTGAGCGGCAACGGGAAAACTTAGCTATTTTCGATTTTGAATTAAGTGAAGAGGAAATGACGTCAATTTCAGAGCTGTCCCGCCCAGACGGCAGATTGTTTGATATGGACCCGGCTACGCATGAAGAATTTTAA
- a CDS encoding amidase family protein has product MKTNTFQLNETTIQDIQQAFRDHKLTSVELVEAYLERIRAFDQNGPKINSVLTINPDALKIAAQLDENRGQDNQGPLYGIPVLLKDNIETADLMPTTAGAIALEHNFAKEDAFVTKQLRNAGAIILGKVNLSEWAYFMSQEGPSGYSSLGGQVLNPYGVGVFKAEDVGGSSSGTGAAIASNFAVVGVGTETSGSILSPSSANSIVGIKPTLGLVSRSRIIPIAESQDTAGPMARTVTDAAILLGAMTGVDEQDAATQKSTDHALTDYTPYLKKDGLNGARIGVDLSFLNDKAPEERAIMDEAIEQIKALGATVIEVTIPKSSVESDVLWYEFKRNVNDYLRTTPTEVSVKSLADVIEFNKQEPERRMRFGQAELEKSQALSDDLNNPTYLEHRKTDLRTSTLEGLDFVTREHQLDALLFQNNRGADMPAKAGYPSITVPAGYTSSGHPVGVTFSAQAFSEARLIELAFSYEQASLKRQAPDLESYRV; this is encoded by the coding sequence ATGAAAACAAATACATTCCAGTTGAACGAAACGACAATCCAAGACATTCAACAAGCTTTCCGTGACCATAAACTTACCTCCGTGGAACTAGTCGAAGCTTATCTTGAGCGGATCAGAGCTTTCGACCAGAATGGCCCGAAAATCAATTCCGTTTTGACCATCAATCCGGACGCACTGAAAATCGCAGCACAACTAGATGAGAATCGCGGACAAGATAACCAAGGTCCCCTATACGGCATCCCTGTGTTGCTCAAAGACAATATTGAAACCGCTGACCTGATGCCGACAACAGCCGGCGCGATTGCACTCGAACACAATTTCGCTAAAGAAGATGCCTTTGTCACCAAGCAATTACGAAATGCAGGTGCCATCATTCTCGGCAAAGTAAACTTGAGCGAATGGGCGTATTTTATGTCGCAAGAAGGACCGAGTGGCTATAGTTCACTCGGCGGACAAGTGCTAAACCCATACGGCGTCGGTGTCTTTAAAGCAGAAGACGTTGGCGGTTCGAGTTCAGGGACAGGCGCCGCGATTGCGTCGAATTTCGCTGTCGTCGGTGTTGGTACGGAAACATCCGGCTCAATTTTGAGTCCATCGAGTGCCAATTCGATTGTCGGCATCAAACCAACCCTAGGCCTCGTCAGTCGTTCGCGCATCATCCCGATTGCTGAAAGCCAGGATACTGCCGGACCGATGGCGCGTACTGTGACAGATGCGGCAATTTTGCTTGGCGCGATGACTGGTGTCGACGAACAAGACGCGGCAACACAAAAAAGCACAGACCATGCACTCACTGATTACACACCGTACTTGAAAAAAGACGGCTTGAACGGCGCCCGTATTGGCGTCGACCTGAGTTTTTTGAACGACAAAGCACCAGAAGAGCGTGCCATTATGGATGAGGCCATCGAGCAAATCAAAGCACTCGGTGCAACAGTTATTGAAGTAACGATTCCAAAGTCATCAGTTGAGTCAGACGTCTTGTGGTATGAATTCAAGCGAAACGTCAACGACTATTTGCGCACCACACCTACTGAAGTGTCGGTCAAATCACTCGCAGACGTTATCGAGTTCAACAAACAAGAACCCGAGCGTCGCATGAGATTCGGCCAAGCCGAGCTGGAAAAATCGCAGGCTTTGAGCGACGATCTGAACAATCCGACATACCTAGAACACCGCAAAACTGATTTACGTACTTCTACTTTAGAAGGATTGGATTTCGTCACTCGAGAACACCAACTGGACGCATTATTATTCCAAAACAACCGCGGTGCCGATATGCCCGCAAAAGCAGGCTACCCATCCATCACCGTTCCGGCCGGCTATACGAGCAGCGGGCATCCCGTTGGTGTCACGTTTAGCGCACAAGCGTTTAGCGAAGCACGTTTGATCGAGCTCGCCTTTTCTTATGAACAGGCAAGCTTGAAACGCCAAGCACCGGATTTGGAATCTTATAGAGTTTAA
- a CDS encoding SEC-C metal-binding domain-containing protein: MVGRNDPCPCGSGKKYKKCCGKEQVVDIQEIINLELESIMEGFSEEGLEPANYFEAEQLTRHWHKALSGVFDKDMIEAVAYEAYVFYDRVDIWRKYITRQKKHQKRQRILDILTSWEDPFYLLAKIQAVEDGNFIIRDELTNDIYHFPLSTQARPGEWLFGLVMRNPLENEKELQPTSGILFIPHFQTVVVESIKSKLEDGVHDSLELYKVFAEHAQLPELPAFGTDVLDLVERFLTRHQLQSELPKTMAYAFLTEVPLNARKPEGVAAGILQTINTFGFFGNLYVSQKNLAEYFDTSVASLTKYRDLMENYLMDRMKDMPEHMQNPDVAMDVDPDMFMPQMLTTMGTDPRITESGMWQMVMRVQHSDAESEIDLNQIVQQSMNSPYLPADDREAAQLLSYQAYDAVTEKERQKLAKQAFKLDAENTDANLLMAEITSDPAEKQKHYLKAIQSGQQKSELEKDADITWDYVLHRPFLRALFAYGAWLMSQKKYAESIQPFETLLELNPNDQQGARWLLASTYIRAGKWSKAEDFMAEFPPEEYEAIDFYFDSIMDMHDGTLEGSELEELSIEAVIWNVDLLDLIEEDKNPGEFPRSLSLESGNEDEAKLIYWLIYGMPGIKKFI, translated from the coding sequence GTGGTTGGACGAAACGATCCTTGCCCATGCGGCAGTGGCAAGAAATACAAAAAATGTTGCGGTAAAGAGCAAGTGGTGGATATACAGGAAATAATTAATTTAGAACTGGAAAGCATTATGGAAGGTTTTTCTGAAGAAGGACTAGAGCCGGCAAATTATTTCGAAGCGGAACAACTCACTCGTCACTGGCATAAAGCTTTGTCTGGAGTGTTTGACAAGGATATGATTGAAGCGGTCGCGTATGAAGCTTATGTGTTTTATGACCGAGTGGACATTTGGAGAAAATACATCACTCGTCAAAAAAAGCATCAGAAACGCCAACGTATCTTAGATATCCTCACTTCTTGGGAAGACCCGTTTTATTTGCTTGCAAAAATACAGGCAGTGGAAGATGGTAATTTCATCATTCGTGATGAACTTACGAATGACATTTATCATTTCCCGTTATCAACGCAAGCTCGACCAGGCGAGTGGCTATTTGGGCTCGTTATGCGCAACCCTTTGGAAAATGAAAAAGAATTACAGCCAACTTCCGGTATCCTTTTTATCCCACACTTTCAGACAGTTGTAGTAGAAAGCATTAAATCTAAGCTAGAAGACGGTGTCCATGATTCATTAGAGCTATATAAAGTTTTTGCTGAACACGCTCAATTGCCGGAACTTCCCGCATTTGGCACAGATGTATTAGATCTGGTCGAACGCTTCTTGACAAGACATCAGTTACAAAGTGAACTTCCGAAGACTATGGCTTACGCTTTCCTTACCGAAGTTCCGCTCAACGCTCGTAAACCAGAAGGTGTTGCTGCTGGCATTTTACAAACCATTAACACCTTTGGCTTTTTCGGAAATCTCTACGTCTCGCAAAAAAACCTTGCCGAGTATTTCGACACTTCCGTTGCTTCCTTAACAAAGTACCGGGATCTCATGGAAAATTACTTGATGGATCGCATGAAAGATATGCCGGAACATATGCAAAATCCGGATGTTGCTATGGATGTTGATCCAGACATGTTCATGCCACAAATGCTAACGACAATGGGAACCGACCCGCGAATCACCGAAAGTGGCATGTGGCAGATGGTTATGCGGGTACAACATTCAGATGCCGAATCTGAAATTGACCTGAACCAAATCGTTCAACAATCGATGAACTCGCCTTACTTACCCGCAGATGATAGGGAAGCTGCACAACTTTTGAGCTATCAAGCTTATGACGCTGTCACTGAAAAAGAACGCCAAAAACTAGCAAAGCAGGCGTTTAAACTGGATGCTGAAAATACAGATGCCAATTTGCTGATGGCTGAAATCACGTCAGATCCTGCGGAGAAACAAAAACATTACCTGAAGGCTATCCAATCCGGGCAGCAAAAGTCAGAACTTGAAAAAGATGCTGACATCACTTGGGATTACGTGTTGCACCGACCATTCTTGCGTGCTTTATTTGCCTATGGCGCTTGGTTAATGAGTCAGAAAAAATATGCTGAATCGATCCAGCCATTTGAAACGTTATTAGAACTGAATCCGAATGATCAGCAAGGTGCACGGTGGTTGCTCGCAAGCACTTATATTCGTGCCGGAAAGTGGAGCAAAGCAGAAGACTTTATGGCCGAATTCCCGCCAGAAGAATACGAAGCGATCGATTTTTACTTTGATTCCATCATGGATATGCATGATGGTACGCTCGAAGGCAGCGAATTAGAAGAGCTTTCTATAGAAGCGGTCATCTGGAACGTGGATCTCCTTGATCTTATCGAAGAGGACAAAAATCCAGGTGAATTTCCTCGTTCGCTATCTCTTGAAAGTGGCAACGAAGACGAAGCAAAACTCATCTACTGGCTGATCTATGGCATGCCAGGAATTAAGAAGTTTATTTGA
- a CDS encoding SWIM zinc finger family protein, whose product MNLRNLKTYVPAVIYKRGLDYFERDFVEELTENAPNRWHAVVEGTWDYDITVKLTGEETIVSTSCNCPFESDSLCKHEVAVCLAICEAKKEKSSASVDVRAQLKALKKAELLEIFEELLKKQPAVDLYLTEKFSNASGLDEQTARRIIQNSANRASRRGFIEWDRANQAIEGAEEVQEYVDSLQIEQDAEKMICLSLIVIEECSEMMQMADDSGADISSTINESLAKIDKTLAEWPEQLDESTVDHMLELLYPHILFHLKQDIIDVAGDLLQSVLLWNEKGDFADKFYDFIEKVIGSREMQNQSYSYTEEQFRMCQLVILQQAGDQQAIESFCMKHHRYSGIRKAQILQALDAGEFEKVIRLCAESEQLDVKSAGLIQDWKKLRFRAYEGMGNKAGMVDLSYQFALDGEQEYYNKLRSLVVVEDWPKKMEAMLAEMKMRPRCRPLYLGILIDEKRFAELLDYCEKDVAAIERLHPHLVADYPHEVNEIYTSYIYRLVEPASNRKAYWSACQKINGFQQALGADAAKRLIEELKFMYPKRKAFLDELGKVEGK is encoded by the coding sequence ATGAACTTACGTAATTTGAAGACCTATGTGCCGGCAGTGATTTACAAGCGCGGCTTGGATTATTTTGAGCGAGATTTTGTTGAAGAGCTGACGGAAAACGCGCCGAATCGTTGGCATGCGGTTGTGGAGGGCACTTGGGATTATGATATAACCGTCAAGTTGACGGGAGAGGAAACGATCGTGTCGACTTCTTGTAACTGTCCGTTTGAATCGGATTCGCTGTGCAAGCATGAAGTGGCCGTGTGTCTCGCAATCTGTGAAGCTAAAAAAGAAAAGAGTTCGGCAAGCGTGGATGTGCGGGCGCAATTAAAGGCGTTGAAAAAAGCAGAGCTACTTGAAATTTTTGAAGAGTTGTTGAAAAAGCAGCCAGCAGTAGATCTTTACTTAACAGAGAAATTTTCGAATGCGAGCGGGTTGGACGAACAAACGGCACGTCGTATTATTCAGAATTCAGCTAACCGCGCGAGTCGTAGAGGATTTATCGAATGGGACCGGGCAAATCAGGCAATTGAAGGGGCAGAAGAAGTTCAAGAATATGTAGATAGCTTGCAGATAGAGCAAGATGCTGAGAAAATGATCTGCCTCAGTTTGATCGTCATCGAGGAATGCAGTGAAATGATGCAAATGGCGGATGACTCAGGAGCAGATATCAGTTCGACAATTAATGAGAGTCTAGCTAAAATTGATAAGACACTAGCAGAGTGGCCAGAACAACTGGATGAGTCGACTGTTGATCACATGCTCGAACTACTATATCCACACATCTTATTCCATTTGAAACAAGACATTATAGACGTTGCGGGTGATTTACTACAGTCAGTGCTGCTATGGAATGAAAAGGGCGATTTCGCGGACAAATTCTATGATTTTATTGAAAAAGTGATTGGCAGTAGGGAAATGCAAAATCAGTCGTATTCGTATACTGAAGAGCAGTTCCGCATGTGCCAGCTCGTGATTTTGCAGCAGGCTGGCGATCAGCAAGCGATCGAATCTTTCTGTATGAAGCATCATCGCTATTCGGGAATTCGTAAAGCACAGATTCTACAGGCGCTGGATGCGGGTGAATTCGAAAAAGTCATCCGGTTGTGTGCCGAGTCGGAACAATTGGATGTGAAGTCTGCAGGATTGATACAGGACTGGAAAAAATTGCGCTTTCGAGCTTATGAAGGCATGGGCAACAAAGCGGGGATGGTTGACCTCAGCTACCAATTCGCATTAGATGGAGAGCAAGAATATTATAACAAGTTGAGAAGTTTAGTAGTTGTGGAAGACTGGCCGAAAAAGATGGAAGCGATGCTTGCGGAGATGAAAATGCGTCCGCGGTGCCGTCCGCTTTATCTGGGTATTTTGATTGATGAAAAAAGATTTGCTGAGCTGCTGGACTATTGCGAGAAAGATGTCGCTGCGATCGAACGCTTGCATCCGCATTTAGTAGCTGATTACCCACATGAAGTGAACGAAATCTATACAAGCTATATCTACCGCTTAGTTGAACCTGCTTCTAATCGCAAGGCATACTGGAGTGCATGTCAAAAAATCAACGGTTTCCAACAAGCGTTGGGTGCTGATGCAGCGAAGAGGTTGATCGAAGAGCTGAAGTTTATGTATCCGAAACGAAAAGCATTTTTGGATGAGTTGGGGAAGGTTGAGGGGAAGTAA
- a CDS encoding M55 family metallopeptidase yields MKVFISADIEGVSGVVHGEHTMREGREHDYARMLMTKEVNACVLGALEAGADKVIVNDSHGTMRNIYHEQLHEKAELILGAPKKLAMMEGINHNFDAALFVGYHTKMGSQGVLNHTFNGRVIRSIEVNGIELGEFGLNALVAGYFNVPVVFVSGCDLVAKEAKALIPSIHQTIVKQTINRTTALNTHPVLVRELIKEDTKTALLACKEISPYRIDSPYTVKMTFLNTGQADAVEILPYVKKNGPLGISFVCKDILECYQLIRSSIMIAGSIS; encoded by the coding sequence TTGAAGGTTTTTATTTCTGCAGATATTGAGGGTGTTTCGGGTGTTGTTCACGGGGAACATACGATGCGAGAAGGAAGAGAGCATGATTATGCGCGAATGTTAATGACAAAAGAAGTAAATGCTTGTGTGCTTGGAGCTTTAGAAGCTGGTGCAGACAAGGTTATTGTAAATGACTCGCATGGGACAATGCGTAATATTTACCATGAGCAATTACATGAAAAAGCAGAATTGATTTTAGGGGCACCTAAAAAACTTGCAATGATGGAGGGTATTAATCATAATTTTGATGCAGCATTATTTGTTGGCTACCATACAAAAATGGGGTCCCAAGGAGTCTTAAACCATACATTTAATGGAAGAGTTATTAGATCAATTGAAGTAAATGGTATAGAGCTTGGAGAATTCGGATTAAATGCTTTAGTTGCTGGATACTTTAATGTACCTGTTGTTTTTGTATCAGGATGTGATTTAGTTGCAAAGGAAGCAAAAGCGTTAATCCCTTCTATTCATCAAACAATTGTAAAACAGACAATTAATAGAACTACTGCATTAAACACACATCCTGTTTTGGTAAGAGAGCTCATAAAGGAAGATACGAAAACAGCATTATTAGCTTGTAAGGAAATTAGTCCTTATCGTATTGATTCGCCTTACACAGTAAAAATGACTTTTTTAAACACCGGACAAGCAGACGCAGTTGAAATACTCCCTTACGTAAAAAAAAATGGGCCATTAGGAATATCATTTGTTTGTAAAGATATATTGGAGTGCTATCAATTAATTCGAAGTTCGATTATGATTGCTGGTTCTATCTCCTAA
- a CDS encoding ABC transporter ATP-binding protein — MNQYLLEAQNIKMHFPFKKGMFSRKENFVKAVDGVSFAIKAGETLSIVGESGCGKSTTGRVLMKLLDPTEGRIIFEGEDITDFSADKIRPYRKEFQMIFQDPYASLNPRLTVKEIIEEPLIVHNLEKSKRQERVIELLEVVGLNKYHANRYPHEFSGGQRQRIGIARALAVNPKLIIADEPVSALDVSIQSQILNLLKDLQEQYNLTYLFIAHDLSVVEHISDRVAVMYLGRIVELAERDQLFNHPLHPYTKALLSAVPIPDPSAKKNRIVLTGDIPSAANPPSGCTFHTRCPFAKEVCVETTPEYRDYGDNHFVACHFAEELE, encoded by the coding sequence ATGAATCAGTATTTGTTGGAAGCCCAAAATATTAAAATGCATTTTCCTTTTAAAAAAGGAATGTTTAGTCGGAAAGAGAATTTTGTTAAAGCAGTAGATGGAGTTTCTTTTGCTATCAAAGCAGGTGAAACATTAAGTATTGTAGGAGAAAGTGGTTGTGGAAAATCAACTACGGGTAGAGTGTTGATGAAGTTGTTAGATCCGACAGAAGGAAGAATTATCTTTGAGGGAGAAGATATTACTGATTTCTCAGCTGATAAAATTAGACCATACCGAAAAGAATTTCAAATGATATTTCAAGATCCTTACGCTTCACTTAACCCGCGTTTGACGGTAAAAGAAATTATTGAAGAACCTTTAATCGTGCATAACCTAGAAAAGTCAAAAAGGCAGGAACGAGTAATTGAGTTATTAGAAGTTGTTGGTTTGAATAAGTATCATGCAAATCGATATCCTCATGAATTCAGTGGGGGCCAACGACAAAGGATTGGAATTGCACGCGCATTAGCTGTAAATCCAAAGCTCATCATTGCAGATGAACCTGTATCAGCATTAGATGTTTCGATTCAATCACAAATTCTTAATTTATTGAAAGATTTACAAGAACAGTATAATTTGACGTATCTATTTATCGCGCACGATTTAAGTGTGGTTGAACATATTTCTGACCGTGTAGCGGTTATGTATTTGGGTAGAATAGTAGAATTAGCCGAGCGAGATCAATTGTTTAACCATCCACTTCATCCTTATACAAAAGCATTGCTGAGCGCGGTTCCAATTCCTGATCCTTCAGCAAAAAAAAATCGAATTGTTCTCACGGGTGATATACCAAGTGCTGCAAACCCACCATCAGGATGTACATTTCATACGAGATGTCCATTTGCAAAAGAGGTGTGTGTAGAAACGACCCCTGAATACAGAGACTATGGAGATAATCATTTTGTTGCGTGTCATTTTGCAGAAGAACTAGAATAG
- a CDS encoding ABC transporter ATP-binding protein gives MDNNLLLEVKNLKTHFISDSGTVKAVDDVSFKISKGETLGIVGESGSGKSVTSLSIMGLLKDTPGKIVGGEILFEGKNLVGISESEMRKIRGNDIAMIFQEPMTSLNPVFRIGRQIEEAVILHTKLSKKQARGRAIEILTAVGISRPAEIIHDYPHQLSGGMRQRVMIAMAMACIPKILIADEPTTALDVTIQAQILDLMRSLTEVSETAILLITHDLGVVAEMCDRVVVMYGGRAVEESDVHSIFSNPKHPYTKGLLASIPKMGERVDRLPSIAGNVPIPSRMPEGCKFAPRCPLAMDICWEEEPLLKEVSPNHSSRCWLHEEVPEDESVFVGSPKY, from the coding sequence ATGGATAATAATCTATTGCTAGAAGTTAAAAACTTGAAAACTCATTTCATCAGCGATTCTGGTACAGTGAAAGCAGTTGATGATGTTTCTTTCAAAATTTCGAAAGGTGAAACATTGGGGATAGTTGGAGAATCTGGAAGTGGGAAAAGTGTTACTTCTCTATCTATAATGGGACTGCTAAAAGATACTCCGGGTAAAATTGTCGGTGGAGAAATTTTATTTGAGGGAAAAAATTTAGTTGGAATTAGTGAAAGTGAAATGAGAAAAATACGTGGAAACGACATTGCTATGATTTTTCAAGAGCCTATGACTTCGTTAAATCCAGTGTTTAGAATCGGGAGACAAATTGAAGAAGCAGTCATTCTTCACACGAAGCTATCAAAAAAACAGGCCAGAGGTCGTGCGATTGAAATCTTAACTGCAGTTGGGATTTCAAGACCTGCTGAAATTATTCATGATTATCCACATCAGCTTTCTGGAGGAATGCGACAACGCGTTATGATAGCGATGGCGATGGCTTGTATTCCTAAGATACTAATTGCTGATGAACCTACAACGGCTTTAGATGTTACGATACAAGCACAGATACTAGATTTAATGAGAAGTTTAACGGAAGTATCAGAAACCGCAATTTTATTAATTACCCATGATCTAGGTGTAGTTGCAGAAATGTGTGATCGTGTAGTTGTGATGTATGGTGGTCGAGCGGTAGAAGAAAGTGACGTACATTCTATATTTTCAAATCCCAAACATCCTTATACAAAAGGGTTACTTGCTTCGATACCAAAAATGGGGGAGAGAGTAGATCGTTTACCATCAATTGCAGGGAACGTCCCAATTCCATCAAGAATGCCTGAGGGATGTAAATTCGCACCGAGATGTCCTTTGGCAATGGATATTTGTTGGGAAGAAGAACCGCTCCTAAAAGAAGTTTCACCAAATCATTCGAGTAGATGTTGGTTGCACGAGGAGGTGCCTGAAGATGAATCAGTATTTGTTGGAAGCCCAAAATATTAA
- a CDS encoding ABC transporter permease subunit: MSLENIEARTPFSEFWRKFKKQKLAFISFFFVIFLIVLSIIGPSIVPYDITEPDYVNVLSGPSAEHWAGTDAFGRDIFSRVIAGTQISLIVGLSSVLLGAVGGTLLGLIAGYYGKWVDRIIMRICDILLAFPGILLAIGIIAILGPGLSNVVIAVAIFGVPVFARIVRSSTLAVKSTLYVEATTSIGARPLRIIWKHIFPGTVSSIIVYFTMRIGSAILTAAALSFLGLGAQPPTPEWGAMLSGGRDYLNIAPHVTLFPGLAIFITALAFNLLGDGLRDALDPKIKE, encoded by the coding sequence ATGTCTTTAGAAAATATTGAAGCTCGAACACCTTTCTCAGAGTTTTGGAGAAAGTTCAAAAAACAAAAGCTCGCGTTTATATCATTCTTTTTTGTTATTTTTTTAATTGTACTTTCGATCATTGGTCCTTCTATAGTGCCCTATGATATTACTGAACCCGATTATGTGAATGTGTTATCAGGGCCTTCAGCAGAGCATTGGGCAGGTACAGACGCATTTGGTCGTGATATTTTTAGTCGAGTAATAGCAGGTACACAAATTTCCTTGATTGTTGGATTAAGCTCTGTCCTACTTGGTGCAGTTGGTGGGACATTACTTGGCTTGATTGCAGGATACTACGGAAAATGGGTTGATCGAATTATTATGAGAATCTGTGATATCTTACTTGCTTTTCCAGGAATTCTATTAGCAATTGGGATCATTGCAATTTTGGGTCCAGGTCTTAGTAATGTAGTAATTGCCGTAGCCATATTCGGTGTTCCAGTTTTTGCTCGGATTGTCAGAAGTTCAACTTTAGCAGTGAAATCGACGTTATATGTTGAAGCGACAACGTCAATAGGTGCAAGACCCCTTAGAATTATTTGGAAACATATTTTTCCAGGAACAGTTTCAAGTATTATTGTTTATTTTACGATGCGAATTGGATCAGCTATTTTGACAGCTGCCGCCTTAAGTTTCCTAGGATTAGGTGCACAACCACCAACTCCTGAATGGGGTGCGATGTTAAGTGGAGGTCGAGATTATTTGAACATTGCACCACACGTTACACTTTTCCCAGGACTAGCGATATTTATTACTGCACTTGCTTTTAACTTATTGGGTGATGGATTGCGTGATGCACTCGATCCAAAGATTAAAGAATAG
- the gsiC gene encoding glutathione ABC transporter permease GsiC yields the protein MFRFLIKRLVEIIPILIVVSILIFLFVHMIPGDPARLVAGPDATIEDVELVSKELGLDKPLVEQYITYMGNLLQGDLGTSLKTNRPVAEEIGARFMPTFWLTLWSMVWATIAGLIIGVISATKRNKWPDYLGMFGAVSGLSLPAFWLGLMLIQLFAVTLGWFPTGGLESWKSYVLPAFTLGTGVAAVIARFTRSALMDVLKEDYVRTARSKGLKERHVIWEHSLRNAMIPVVTMTGLQFGFLLGGSVVIETVFSWPGLGKLLIDSVAFRDYPVIQAEMLIFALEFIIINLIVDLLYGILNPQIRYE from the coding sequence TTGTTTCGTTTTCTTATTAAAAGACTAGTGGAGATAATTCCGATTTTAATAGTTGTCTCCATCCTTATCTTTCTATTCGTACATATGATTCCAGGAGATCCTGCACGTCTTGTTGCAGGTCCGGATGCAACAATAGAAGATGTAGAATTGGTTAGTAAAGAATTAGGTTTGGATAAGCCTCTAGTTGAGCAGTATATTACATATATGGGAAATCTTTTACAAGGTGATTTAGGTACATCTTTAAAAACAAATCGTCCTGTCGCAGAAGAAATTGGTGCGCGATTTATGCCAACTTTTTGGTTAACACTTTGGAGTATGGTGTGGGCAACAATTGCTGGACTTATAATTGGAGTAATATCAGCTACTAAAAGAAATAAATGGCCCGATTATTTAGGGATGTTCGGAGCTGTTTCAGGTCTGTCACTGCCAGCATTTTGGTTGGGACTCATGCTTATTCAGCTTTTCGCAGTAACACTTGGGTGGTTTCCTACTGGAGGACTCGAGTCGTGGAAAAGCTATGTCTTACCTGCCTTTACTCTAGGAACTGGAGTTGCAGCAGTAATTGCTCGTTTCACAAGGTCAGCATTAATGGATGTTCTGAAGGAGGATTATGTTCGAACTGCTAGATCAAAAGGTTTAAAAGAAAGACATGTTATTTGGGAACATAGTTTAAGGAATGCAATGATTCCAGTTGTAACAATGACAGGATTACAATTTGGTTTTTTACTAGGTGGATCTGTAGTTATTGAAACGGTATTCAGCTGGCCTGGTCTCGGAAAATTATTGATAGACTCTGTTGCATTTAGAGATTATCCAGTCATTCAAGCTGAAATGCTTATCTTTGCATTAGAATTCATCATTATTAACTTGATTGTAGACTTACTTTACGGAATATTAAATCCACAAATTAGATATGAGTAA